A window of the Syntrophothermus lipocalidus DSM 12680 genome harbors these coding sequences:
- a CDS encoding ArsB/NhaD family transporter, with protein sequence MTLKVTNIVNWETGAAVVIFFTVYFLIVSEKIHRAVAALLGAGAVIWLGIVTQAEAVRSIDFNTIGLLVGMMIIVGITKRSGLFEFLAIWSAQKTKGNPVRILIALSSLTAIASAFLDNVTTVLLIVPVTFAITDELGLNPFPFLFSEVLASNIGGTATLIGDPPNIMIGSGAGLGFLDFLFNLTPVIVVVFLCTLGLCAVIFRKDLQLAEEKKQTVLEFGSRDAHDYIKDYLLLKRSLTVLGLVIVAFVLHQWLGLESATIALGGAALLMLIMPDFEPEEALLTVEWPTIFFFIGLFIVVGALEKVGVIRFLAHQAIALTGGKPHVMAMTVLWTSALFSSFVDNIPFTATMIPLLKSVGTLSGADLGPLWWALSLGACLGGNGTLIGASANLVVAGIAARQGLTITFKEYFKYGFPLMLVSIIISTVYIWVRYLT encoded by the coding sequence ATGACCTTGAAGGTGACGAACATCGTGAACTGGGAAACAGGAGCAGCTGTTGTTATATTCTTCACTGTATACTTCTTGATTGTTTCTGAAAAGATCCACCGTGCCGTCGCCGCTCTACTCGGAGCAGGCGCAGTTATCTGGTTAGGTATTGTCACCCAAGCCGAAGCAGTGAGAAGTATAGACTTCAATACTATTGGCCTCTTAGTCGGGATGATGATTATCGTCGGCATCACCAAACGTAGCGGTTTGTTCGAGTTCCTCGCTATCTGGTCTGCTCAGAAAACGAAAGGTAATCCCGTACGAATATTGATTGCATTGTCATCACTCACCGCCATCGCCTCTGCTTTTCTCGACAATGTAACCACGGTATTGCTGATAGTGCCTGTTACTTTCGCCATAACCGATGAACTGGGGCTGAACCCTTTTCCTTTTCTATTCAGTGAAGTCTTGGCCTCCAACATAGGCGGAACCGCCACCCTAATTGGAGATCCACCGAATATAATGATAGGCAGCGGGGCGGGGCTGGGGTTCCTGGATTTCCTTTTTAACCTAACCCCCGTCATAGTTGTGGTGTTCCTGTGTACCCTAGGTCTCTGTGCTGTAATCTTTCGCAAAGACCTCCAACTGGCAGAGGAAAAGAAACAGACCGTTTTGGAGTTCGGTTCGCGCGACGCTCACGATTACATAAAAGACTATTTATTGCTCAAAAGAAGCCTTACGGTGTTGGGCCTGGTTATAGTCGCCTTTGTTCTGCATCAATGGCTAGGTTTAGAATCCGCTACAATCGCTTTGGGTGGAGCGGCTCTTCTGATGTTGATCATGCCCGACTTTGAACCAGAAGAAGCCCTGCTTACGGTAGAATGGCCTACCATCTTCTTTTTCATCGGGTTGTTCATCGTCGTAGGAGCATTGGAAAAAGTAGGGGTGATACGGTTTCTGGCTCACCAAGCTATAGCGCTCACTGGGGGCAAACCCCACGTGATGGCCATGACCGTCCTCTGGACATCGGCCCTGTTTTCCTCATTTGTGGACAACATCCCATTTACGGCGACCATGATTCCCCTGCTAAAATCCGTGGGAACACTCTCCGGTGCCGACCTCGGCCCTCTCTGGTGGGCCTTGTCGTTGGGAGCCTGCCTGGGTGGTAACGGAACCCTGATTGGGGCCTCCGCCAACCTGGTGGTAGCGGGCATCGCGGCCAGGCAAGGGCTGACAATCACTTTTAAGGAATACTTTAAGTACGGATTTCCCTTAATGCTGGTTTCTATCATAATATCGACTGTTTATATATGGGTCCGTTATCTAACCTGA